The genomic window ggatcaaccaTGCAAGTTGACAAAACCTTGTTACTTATATTATTGcacatctaaaaaaattttaattaattattaattatttcatTTTAAAAAGCAACATAATAGCTTTTACTTAATATGTCAATCACTACTGTTGTAATATTAAGACTTTGAGATCCTCATTCATGAGTCCTTTTATAAACACAACACAATGTTTGACAAAATATCTATCTCTAGGAGCCCCTAAATGCAAGGTATTAATTTTCATGAACCTTCCATTTTAGCATACCACTTGTTGGCTTGGTGTGCTATTCTCCTAATTCACGTTCTCATGCCGCAGGATTCAAACATTTTGATAGGAAGGGTGCTGCTTTATTATGTCAAGGATAATGGATTACAACCAGAGGAGCTGATGTAGCAGGCTTCTTTAGCTGGAAATATTAGTATTAGCCAGCGTTATCACTTCAGGTGCTGGTCTTAAtgactacaaaaaaaaatttccaggTCTATCAAATCCTGTCAAGATACTCTCATTCGTAGCAAACCAATTTTGTTATTTAATTATTAGTTAAAAACATACCAATAAATGGAGATAGATTTGGAGTTTATTTACCACCTATAGAACAAAACTGTTTCATTcaatgttaccaaaaaaaaaaaaaactgtttcaTTCAATGGACGAATTATTACATGAACCATGTTCAGTGGACCAATCCAAGTCCTGGAGCGTAAGAACCTCATTTGATCTTGAATTGTTTGGATTCAAGGGATATTGTGGCGAGTGACTATTGGACCGAACCTCATTTTGATCTTGAATTGTTTGGATTTGGCGAGTGAGTATTGGACTGGTTCCCTGGACTCGGTCCATCTAATGATTAGCTATTCGAGTGGGCCATCGCAGGCTCCCTCATTCAAAATTTCAGAGCAGCGCCAGAAAGGTTCTAATCTCCCGCGGATCAGGGTAATTGTGAGTTCTCCACCAACGACAGATCATTGAGACGGTTTTCACGCAATGACACATTCATCACTCTCCATGCATTACAAGGCTCCTCAAGGATAACCCACCGTAAGTGGGCCCCGCAACCTTCTTCCAAACGTCCCAATCCAAGTACCCAGTGGTCCGTGTCTCGCTAAAACTGaacgaaaaaaagaagagaattcgGGAAAAAAAATCGAACGGGCGGGTGAGAGAGGGGGGGTTTGGGACGTTTCTGGGAATCCTTATTTCTTGCCCCCTGGAGGGGAGGATATGGGGAGCGAGAAGTCGGGGGAAACCCTAAGCCTAAGGAAGCGGAGGCCAATGGAAGCGGCGGAGGAGGacgaggaggagagggagatccAAGAGCTGGAAAAGGAGGTGGGCGAGATGGCCCGGCGACTCCTAGATTTCCGGGGGACCATCCCGGATAGGCTCATGGAGGCCTTCTCTTCTCGCCTCGTAGCACAAAGACCGCTTTTTTCGCCTCAAATTGGTGCTACTTCTGCTCCATCTGAAACCCTGGTGGGCGCTGATTCCGGAGCTGGTATGTTTGTAGTGCTCTTTTCTTGAATcaattgctcttttttttttttaaaaaaaaaattcgttAATATATATGCTCGTCGATCCAGTTTTCCTTTtattgttgctttttttttttgtttaattattaGTAAAGATGGGTGTTCTGGATGTTATTGAAGAGCTGTATTTTAGACTGATTTTGGTTTTGTTTGATGCTATCAGCACTGAGAGAACACAATCTAGTGTCTTCTAGTTCACTTTATTTTTAGGTTGCTACAAATTTGTTTCTAATAATACATTGAGTTCGATGAGAAAAGATGGAAGCGGTAGAAATGGCGAGAATTTGCTGGTGTTTCGTGTTGGATTGTGGGAAATTACTTATCATTGTGCTTCAATAAAGGTGTAAATCAATTGATGAAGTGAGGTAACATCGGATGAATGCACTTCCGAGCCTGTTAAACAACACTAAAAAATGAAGTGattgcctgcacatctacaaatTTTGAGTTTCTTGAGCTGAAATATTTTTACGTGCAACAAAGTTCATGGAAGCAGGATTGTTGACAACAATAGGTGGTAGCAAGTTTTTCTTCAGAGATTGGAAGTAAACAACTTGACTTTGCAGCACACTTGATGTGATTGAATTGATCATGTGGTGAAAACCATCAAAATGTGAAAAATGAAGGAAAAAGGAGTTGGTCACTTTTAATTGCAAAAAGTCTGCTTTTGCTAGATTATATGGTTGAAGAAAAGACTGAAGTTTGCAAAACCACAGTGGTAACACTTCTAAGTTTGTTGAAAGGCTCAGTTATCATCAAAGATGAAGGTACCTCATAGTTTTCAGTGGAATGTGGATGTCAACAAGAGACCTCCTAATTGATTGGAGCAGGCAAATTTTGTATCCAATTGCATCACAAAATTCTAGCCACCTAAACTTTATTACATTGTGCAGAGCATAAGCATTCATGGTGACAAATAATTCTTCATGAGGCAGGATAGATATGGTTATATTGACAATCCTATGTTTATTCCCTTAGAGAGGCATAACTTGTTAGGTTCTTGTTTGAAATAACATGCATGGTAATTTGTTAGAGACAATATTCTACCCATATTAATAGTCTTTAGGGGTTGTGCTTGATGAACTTAGCAAGACAAATAAAGTATATAACGTGCAAATGTGCACTCAATTTAAGGGTTTAGGATGAAAATCAGTAGGAGAAAAAACAAAGTATATAACATGCAAATATGTGACTCAAATTTTGAAGACTTGTCAAAATTGATAGAGAAGATTTAACATTTATTAGTGCCAGCTGGATAAGTGGAGTTCTGCTTCATGGATATTGTATTATTTGCAAATGCCTTTGATGCTTCAGAGAATCttgtaaaatattataataaagccTTTAGGGTGTTGGTTAAACAAACATCTAAAGAAATAAGATGGATGCTAACTAGTGATGTGAAAGGCGCCAAAAGGCATGCCTCAGGCACTTAGGCGAGGCACCAGAAGGGGTCATCATCCCTTGATGCTTCAGGCGATGCCCCTTCACTCAGGTGCATGCCTTTGGTACCTTTTAGGGCCTTTCTCAGTGAGGCGAGGTGCTTGTCTTTGGCGCCTCAATGAATTCTACGATTATGTTTTTTTAATTGCTGAAAAGTGTAAGAAACCTAAAAGGCCACGCATTTAACTTCTTAGCTCCATTACTAATAGGGGGTAAAATGGTCAATTAGTATGAAAAAGTTAGTTTTGAAGAGATAGAGGCCGATTCAGATGAGCCAGAAGAAGATGTTGAAGGATATAAATCCAATGGAGAAGAAAACGAATATGATGCAACTATGGAAGTGGAATTGAATTTGATGATTCCATTGATGAACTTTAGGCTTTAGGGCTATTtatcttctttattttatttatatgattccATTTTATGGCTGtttatattttctattttatttataaGATTCCATTGATGAACTTTAGGATTTATTATGTTTTCTGTTTCATTCATGAATTTAGAGCTGCCTATGGTttgttattatatattttattttgaactagTTGAgcattttactattttatatatgTTTTATGCTTAAATtgttaattatatgataattcatGTTACAATAGTTATTTCTagttgttatttatttatatatcatattttttatttttttctctaattttagtGCCTTACTTCACTCAGACAAGTGCTTTTTTAGCACTTCTCGCCTCAAGGCATTGGACCCCTCAAGTGCCTTAAGGGCGCCTTTCGTCTTTGACTACCTTGGTGCTagcaaaataaaattattgaaaaagatTTATAATGGAACCTTATTTCCTAGGAGTGGGTTGAGTGTGGGTATAGGGAAGCAGATTTTAATAAATGTTAATAATAAAACACTTAGAAACTAGGTGCAGGGATGAATTCGTAAGTGGAAGCTGCCTACTACTATGGGTATAACTAGGAAATGTGAAACAAGTACTGTGAAGGAAATACGGGAGTGATACCAATTGAGAACAAAATGATGGTAGCTTAAAAAGGATGGCATGGTTATGTGCAATAAAGGTCTCAGGAAGTCCTGGTCATGAGATACTTTTGAATTTGCATAAAATTATTGAATGAGAAGACATAGGCTAATGTGGATGGAAGTTGTGAAAGGATTTAGTAATGATGGAGAGCTGATATTTGACCTTAGTGGGAGCAATTGGCAAACAAGGATTTGCAAAGGCAGCAATACAGCTGAAATAAGGTTTGATGGCTTTTCTCATGGGTTCTTTATATAGTGTGAAAGTTGCGTAGAGTGCGAACATTGAAGTAAACTAGGAGTGTGAGTAGCTCTGCATTTACTTCTTACAAAACATGTGAATTTAATCAATGATCTACATTAGATAGATTTTAGCGCAAGATGGTTCAAATACGTTTGGCTAATATAGGTAGCAAAGTGGGCATATACACTATTTTTAGTTGGATAGATAAAGAATGAGTTAATGATTCTGCTTGGTGGATTTTTCTAATTGTGATTGCAAAAAGTTACCTCATAGTTCCTCTTTGTAGATTTTAGGCTATTCCCCTTTTCTACGTCATGTCCTTGCATACGTTGTCCTTCATTTGTAGCCCATCCTTTTCGACTCTTGCCTTGCCTTGACTTGATAAGCAGGTGCATTTCTTACCTTAATCATATTGAAAATTTAGAGAAGCTCTATTCAATGAAAGGAGTTTATGCAGTTTTATGGAGAGTGATTTGTGGCATAAATGTGACTTGAGTACATTTGTTGAATATTCTAACACTGCTTTATAATGGGACCAGTTGTAATGGCAACCATAAATTTTGGGATATGTCGGGGTCGTTAGCAAATTCTGCTACATTCATCATTTAAGTTTTCCAAGGTGACTTTATGTGCACCTTGTTTATAGACTTTGGAACGACAGGAAACATCATATCTTGAGCATTACTTAGATGATGATAACTTAAATGATCATCATGGAGACTGATGTGGCAAGATGTTGTAGTTCATACCAAAGTAAGCTGATAAGCAAATTGCATAGTTCAAATATTCTTTGTGATTTGTCGAGAACAATTAAAGTATTTTGTTGTATGCTTTTTCAATTTTCCTGTGACACTACGACATTAGATATGACACCAAAACTAGCTCCAATGCTGATATGGATGACACTTTGATCATCTACAAGTAGTCATAAAAATGTCCTATTTCAAGTTATTAGTAATATAGATGCCAAAAAGAAAGTTGCTATTAATGAGGGCCATTGATATGATCCATCTATTAAAAAGGACCTAGTTATGTTATGTCCTTGCTTAGAAATATCTCCGTCAAACAATTTGTGATATGTCAACAACAGAAGGTATGGCCTTGTCTAGTTGTAAAATTGATTCACAAATGCCTATCATCAGGGAGTGCAACAAATGAATAAATTAATCTGATATCCAACTCTAATATGTATCTTCGCTCTTTTTCCTTGAGCTCAACTAGAATCGTCTTGAGGGCCCTATTCTTGCTTCCATCCCCCTCATGCCCTCCCTCACGTTGCTCTCTCTCTCACATGATTGCCTCTCCAAACCCCTCCCTCTTCTCCAGTCCCAAACTCCGCATCTCCTATCTCGTGTACAACTCCAACTCCTCTCCTATGTTACTGGTGAATTTTTGAGCACATTGGTCATTTTGGATGTATAGGCCAATTGGCTGGCCGGCTCCTTCGCATAGCTGGTCAATGTCATCAGGCTTGCGGTTTTGAACCTCTTCAAGAATGCATTATCTAGTGTCTTGCTGGCAATCAGGCGGCTCTCTAGGTTGTAGGAGTTGTGAGTCAGCAGTAACTCCTTTGGCCCCATTCCTGTGGATCTTTCTCATCTTTGTAATCTTGATGCGCTTAACCTCCACTAGAACAATCTCTTCAATGAGGTCCCATCGGAAGTCTCCAATTGCTCATCGTTGGTCATGCTCTGGCTCAACGAGAACCTTCTCTTAGGTAAATTGCTGACTCCATCTCCAAGCTTTCCTAGATCCGAATGCTCAACCTCTTCGCAAATGACCTGTCAAGTCCTATCCCAATATCTCTGGCTCACATCTCCAGGTTAGTGCGACTCGTCGTCTCAGAGAACAACCTTAGTAGAAAAATCCGGGCATCCCTAAGTTCTCGCTTCAAGGATGCTGGAGACATGGACTTGTGCGAGGTGCCATGCCAAGGCGCCCAAAGCAACTTGGCTGGGTGCTGTTCATGGATGGCATGGTATGGCCCACAATTTAAGTTGTCATTCTTATTGATGTTCTATTTTGGTGGAGGGCAATTATATTCAAATGTGTTTGTATATTTTTATAGGCCCAACTGTGCAGCTCTAGGAATCCCCTAAATGAAATGGAATTGTCTGCTTTAAATGGTTGAGAGATAAAAATTTTGTAAGAGATGATAATGGAGTCAATATTGCcgggtttttattttttatcttggaGTTGGATGGATACCGGAAGAATTGACGGCACGATGAGAGTGGGAAGCTGTGAGGTAATACTGCTGTAGTTTTTATTAACAAAAATTTGTTTGTATAGGGATGGGAACCCGATTTAAAGTTTTTATGGTATAAAAATTTCTCACCTCATGGTAGCAGTTTGAAGAAGTTGCTATGGAGTCTAGTTTGAAGAAATCAGCTATTACCATCAAAATTTAGATGTTAATATGCCAACTTGAGAAAAGTGCCATTGTATTCTGAGATTATATTTTGCTACAGTTTAGATAACATATAACTTTTTGCTAATTTGATTTGCATAATTTATATCCATAACTATGCACTTAATATAATGATCaagatattttgttaaaaaaaaaaagatgatttttatatgagCACACAACAAATTTAATCTGGTTTGATAAGCCTTGTCTAACCCCAACTTTAAGTCATAACTATGAGCAGATTGTTTGTTTTCTTGATACATTTTACAGCTTCATCTGTTGGCTTACTTGAGTCAGAAATCAAAATCAATTACAGTCAGTTGAACTATCCTTCAGTTTACTTTGTGATGTTCAGATGTACGAGTGGAATCACAGTTGAATGGGGGGACATCTCTTGCAGAAGCTGATCAGCTAATGCTTGGGAAATTAAATATTTTCAGAGCCAAAACTGCTAGCAATATTGCTGCAATGCCTGTCATTTTGAAGAGATTGAATGAATGCATTGCAAGGATTGACAAATTTGATCAGTATAATGCCAACATACGTCCTGttttcaaaaggaaaaggaagtAGTAGCTGATAATACTTTGTTCACAGTTCctgatttatattttaataaatgaaGAGTGTATTTTGAGTGTCATTTTTGTTCTGTATGTTGGTACCAAGAATCATTGGTTTGCAGAATTTGGTAAAGAAAATGTGACTCAGTCTAGACAAAACAGTGTCTAGCTTGATGTAATTTTATTTTGCAAGCGCCCACATGGATAATGAAAGATCCATGGCCTTTTCGTTAATTATGATCATTACTCTTCATTGGTTCAAATCATATTCTGTGGACAAATTGTACATACATTCTGGATGAGGTTAGTTTAAGTCATGTTATATGGTTATTGATAACATTCTCCACATAATGCTAGGAAGTCTTATAAAGAGGCGGCAACTTGGTATATAGCAGGGATCGTACCCTCCCCACAAAATCATGATTTATGTATTTTCATTATGGAGTTAACAGGTGTAACaaaattatttctctttattGCATTTCAATGTTATTTATGATGTCTTAATTTAGTTCTGATCAAGTAATAGTAATATGGTACTTTAGTGTCCTATACGCTCATATGCGATAATGCTGTTTGTGTGATGTATAATACCATGTTTTGGATTGCCGAGGGCATTCGGTAGATATCAGTTTGCGGTATAAAGGGTAAGGTAGAGAGAGACACCAGAGTTTTCCTTGCAAAAATATTGTAAAGAGAAATAAGTGGGAAAATACAATATTGTAAAAGTATGCTATAGGATAAATTCTTCACATATATTTACACAGGACGTCAAAGATGAATCTGAACTACCAATATTTAACCTAGAAACTAAGAAAGGTTATCCTAGCAGCCAATGTGCTCATCTTGGTTTGCAATCTTGTTTTAATACCCTTTCAAGATCTCACTTTTTCATGGCTGCAAAGCACCATTGGTTACATTCTTCATAACATGGTAGTGGTGCTAAGTTAATGTGCTATTTGTTGTGGATGGTTTTGCGGTCATGTGTTAAATGTTACTAAAGGCAATGGAACTTAAAAAATTTGTATCAATATGCAGTTAGAAGCTCGGGCCATTTAACCCGTCTGGTTGCATCCACATCAATTGTTGGAACGTTGGAGCATAAGTcacccctcttttttttctctcaagtgcCTCAGCAAGAACAAGAATCTTTTCTTCAGGCATTGCATGTCTCTGTAATCTAATACCGACCAAAAGAAGCATCAATGAAAGAATGCTGTAATTACAAGATGCAAGCAACTCCTGATCTGCCACCAGCTGGTGAACCTAttctttttacttttcatttgAATAATGttaattgaaaatatttcttGGCTGAGGGAGGGAGATCCAACATTTGGTTTTTATTGAGTTGTCTAAGCACACATAAATTGGTACATCCATTGCCAACGTATACAAAAAACAAAAAGGTAATTGACAAGGAGACCAAGCAAACATACAACCATGTAAAGATAACATCCAGATGACATTTCCTGTTGCTTGATAAGAAACTTGTAATCTTTGAAGAATGAAAAGCTCCATGATGTTCATAATGCTGCTTGAAACGCTGTTGGATCTGATGCCTGAGGCAGTTTTGCTTCCATGGTTGCAGAAAATATGCCCATGTAGTGTTAATTCAGCATGAAGAAACAAACAGAAACAAGAGGACATACAAGAATCCAAATTGATGGAAGATATTGTTTATCCTCGCCCAGAGAATGTAATGATTTTCCCttccggattttttttttttgggcagcTAACATCCTGCCTCTATCCGGTTGAAGTGTGGTTATAAGTGTGAAGTTGCAACAAGACATTTAGTTTATGATGAACTAGAATTCTAGAGAAACAAAAGGAGTATTAGCTGAACAAAACCTCAAGAAtctccaagaaaaaaaaataaaatatgttagTTGGAAATAAATGGGATTGCAGAACCTAACTTGAGCTTTGTTCTTCCAACTGACAGCTCTCCTGTAGATACTTTCTTAAGGTGACATGTTGACTTTATTTCCTTGAAAAGACAACCGCATATGAAATTTCAAATATGTGCTCAAAGTGTACTTATGAATGCAATTTGTGCATTCGTGATGGTGCAAGATCATCTGCTTTTTGTTTGTTCTCGGTGACTTGGGGAGGTGGTTGTGGAACTTGCAAAGCAAAAACTGCTTTGAGAAACTCATATGATGCAAAGAAGATGGCTCCT from Elaeis guineensis isolate ETL-2024a chromosome 4, EG11, whole genome shotgun sequence includes these protein-coding regions:
- the LOC105042900 gene encoding uncharacterized protein isoform X2, whose amino-acid sequence is MGSEKSGETLSLRKRRPMEAAEEDEEEREIQELEKEVGEMARRLLDFRGTIPDRLMEAFSSRLVAQRPLFSPQIGATSAPSETLVGADSGAASSVGLLESEIKINYSQLNYPSVYFVMFRCTSGITVEWGDISCRS
- the LOC105042900 gene encoding uncharacterized protein isoform X1, yielding MGSEKSGETLSLRKRRPMEAAEEDEEEREIQELEKEVGEMARRLLDFRGTIPDRLMEAFSSRLVAQRPLFSPQIGATSAPSETLVGADSGADVRVESQLNGGTSLAEADQLMLGKLNIFRAKTASNIAAMPVILKRLNECIARIDKFDQYNANIRPVFKRKRK